Proteins encoded by one window of Kribbella italica:
- a CDS encoding GNAT family N-acetyltransferase, with protein sequence MPIRLARPADLPILQDIETASGELFRRIGMTAVADHAPPALHVLRGYQRAGRAWVAVDAGNRPVGFLLVKVIGGAAHIEQVTVHPDHQRQGLGRALIGAADRWAVEKLLPALTLSTFREVAWNAPYYAGLGFHELAEDDLTPELLELRAEEATIGLEPADRVFMRRATR encoded by the coding sequence GTGCCCATCAGACTCGCCCGCCCCGCCGACCTCCCGATCCTGCAGGACATCGAGACCGCGAGCGGTGAACTCTTCCGCCGGATCGGGATGACCGCCGTCGCCGACCACGCGCCGCCGGCCCTGCACGTCCTGCGCGGCTACCAGCGGGCCGGCCGCGCCTGGGTGGCCGTCGACGCGGGCAACCGACCGGTCGGCTTCCTCCTGGTCAAGGTGATCGGCGGCGCCGCGCACATCGAGCAGGTCACCGTTCATCCCGATCACCAGCGTCAGGGTCTGGGCCGGGCGCTGATCGGTGCCGCTGACCGGTGGGCGGTGGAGAAGTTGCTTCCGGCCCTCACGCTGAGCACCTTTCGTGAGGTCGCCTGGAACGCGCCGTACTACGCGGGGCTGGGCTTCCATGAGTTGGCCGAGGACGACTTGACGCCGGAGTTGCTGGAGCTCCGCGCGGAGGAGGCCACGATCGGGCTGGAGCCTGCCGACCGTGTCTTCATGCGCCGCGCGACGCGCTGA
- a CDS encoding 3-deoxy-7-phosphoheptulonate synthase, giving the protein MNTQPPQAGPSPVVDRRIEKTVPLVTPQALHAELPLTDDLAKTVVQGRDAVADVLNGTDDRLLVVVGPCSVHDAGAALEYAERLRPVAERLSDGLLVVMRVYFEKPRSTLGWKGLINDPGLDGSGDVNSGLRIARKLLLEVLAQGLPVGCEFLDPITPQYIADTVGWGAIGARTVESQVHRQLSSGLSMPIGMKNRPDGSIATAVDAIKAAAVPHVFTGIAHDGTPAILHTRGNPDCHLVLRGSDAGPNYDADSVAGAQELLRNAGLPERVVIDASHGNSRKDHRRQPEVAAEIGAQVAAGNQAVVGVMLESFLVEGRQNLEPGHDLTYGQSITDACLGWDTTEQVLEGLRDAVLARRRAG; this is encoded by the coding sequence ATGAACACCCAGCCGCCGCAGGCAGGTCCGTCCCCGGTCGTCGATCGCCGGATCGAGAAGACAGTCCCGCTCGTCACGCCGCAGGCGTTGCACGCCGAGCTGCCGCTGACCGACGACCTCGCCAAGACCGTCGTACAGGGCCGCGACGCCGTGGCCGACGTACTGAACGGCACTGACGACCGCCTCCTGGTCGTCGTCGGCCCGTGCTCGGTGCACGACGCCGGCGCGGCGCTCGAGTACGCCGAACGCCTGCGCCCGGTCGCCGAGCGGCTGTCCGACGGCCTGCTCGTGGTGATGCGGGTGTACTTCGAGAAGCCGCGCTCCACGCTCGGCTGGAAGGGCCTGATCAACGACCCGGGCCTGGACGGTTCCGGTGACGTGAACTCCGGGCTCCGGATCGCCCGCAAGCTGCTGCTCGAGGTGCTCGCGCAGGGCCTCCCGGTCGGGTGCGAGTTCCTCGACCCGATCACGCCGCAGTACATCGCGGACACCGTCGGGTGGGGCGCGATCGGCGCCCGGACCGTCGAGTCGCAGGTGCACCGGCAGCTGTCGTCCGGCCTGTCGATGCCGATCGGCATGAAGAACCGTCCCGACGGCAGCATCGCGACCGCCGTCGACGCGATCAAGGCGGCCGCCGTACCGCACGTGTTCACCGGGATCGCGCACGACGGTACGCCGGCGATCCTGCACACGCGGGGCAATCCCGACTGCCACCTGGTCCTGCGCGGTTCCGACGCGGGCCCGAACTACGACGCCGACTCCGTCGCCGGTGCGCAGGAGCTGCTCCGGAACGCCGGTCTGCCGGAGCGGGTCGTCATCGACGCGAGCCACGGCAACTCCCGCAAGGACCACCGCCGCCAGCCCGAGGTCGCCGCCGAGATCGGCGCGCAGGTCGCCGCCGGCAACCAGGCCGTCGTCGGCGTGATGCTGGAGTCGTTCCTGGTCGAGGGCCGCCAGAACCTGGAGCCGGGCCACGACCTCACGTACGGCCAGTCCATCACCGACGCCTGCCTCGGCTGGGACACCACCGAGCAGGTGCTCGAGGGCCTGCGCGACGCCGTACTGGCCCGGCGCCGGGCCGGCTGA
- a CDS encoding phosphocholine-specific phospholipase C, whose product MTEISRRLVLGSAAGGAALSLLPPSLHSAMAQPLRKGGLKAVEHVIVLMQENRSFDHYYGTLRGVRGYGDRRPLRLRNGKSVFHQPVAGGGEVLPFSIREAAAAEGRAPGDIQYLGALPHGFSDATQAWGNGWNDDWVAAKTSAAMTHYERRDIPLQYELAETFTICDAYHCSVNGSTNPNRNYLWSGTTGYEPGTANRAVTNAAYDYAHAGYDWTAYPERLERAGVSWQIYQEWDNFTDNAVEYFKTFKELGRKILATVPGGYRTTEEFYDKLFAKTPEERATALRQLDAAVKKLPKKEQTLFRKAMFRSEPESLVPRLRKDIKAGTLPQVSWLVPSAVDSEHPGSSTPVGSANLVYDLLDAIAEDPEVWSKTVLLINFDENDGYFDHVPPPVAPRPASGNDDDWFDGKPIGLGPRVPMTVVSPWTIGGHVNSQVFDHTSVIRFLETWTGVREPNISKWRRTACGDLTSAFDFDRGYRQPSVDKPGAVPAPIARWKPTPPADQALPLQEPGRRPARALPYQPSVSGAVVNGVLKLRLENDGDVAAHFAVYPYSGELAAPEHVDVRTVKAFPIEVDGPFEIAVQGPNRFWVELAGTTEGVAAGLDVRLEIKHGDLRLELENRSSKPLTVKLKSKGYGSHSVTQSLRGRQAKTLPWPTDKGWYDVELTVAEDTTYRRRLTGHAETGRPSVTG is encoded by the coding sequence ATGACTGAGATCTCCCGCCGTCTCGTTCTCGGGTCCGCCGCTGGTGGGGCGGCGTTGTCGTTGCTTCCGCCGTCGTTGCACAGCGCGATGGCGCAACCGTTGCGCAAGGGTGGCCTGAAGGCCGTCGAGCACGTGATCGTGCTGATGCAGGAGAACCGTTCCTTCGACCACTACTACGGCACCCTGCGCGGCGTCCGCGGGTACGGCGACCGCCGGCCGCTGCGGCTGCGCAACGGCAAGTCCGTGTTCCACCAGCCGGTCGCCGGTGGTGGTGAGGTGCTGCCGTTCTCGATCCGTGAGGCCGCCGCGGCCGAGGGGCGGGCGCCGGGTGACATCCAGTACCTGGGTGCGCTCCCGCACGGGTTCAGCGACGCGACCCAGGCCTGGGGCAACGGCTGGAACGACGACTGGGTCGCGGCCAAGACCTCCGCCGCGATGACCCACTACGAGCGCCGCGACATCCCGCTGCAGTACGAGCTGGCCGAGACCTTCACGATCTGCGACGCCTACCACTGCTCGGTCAACGGCTCGACCAACCCGAACCGCAACTACCTGTGGTCCGGCACGACCGGCTACGAGCCCGGTACGGCGAACCGCGCGGTCACCAACGCGGCGTACGACTACGCGCACGCGGGCTACGACTGGACGGCGTACCCGGAACGGCTCGAGCGGGCCGGCGTCTCCTGGCAGATCTACCAGGAGTGGGACAACTTCACCGACAACGCCGTCGAGTACTTCAAGACCTTCAAGGAGCTCGGCCGCAAGATCCTGGCGACCGTGCCGGGCGGGTACCGGACCACCGAGGAGTTCTACGACAAGCTGTTCGCCAAGACGCCCGAGGAGCGCGCGACGGCGTTGCGGCAGCTCGACGCGGCGGTGAAGAAGCTGCCGAAGAAGGAGCAGACGCTGTTCCGCAAGGCGATGTTCCGGTCCGAGCCGGAATCGCTGGTGCCGCGGCTGCGCAAGGACATCAAGGCCGGGACGCTGCCGCAGGTCAGCTGGCTGGTCCCGTCCGCGGTCGACTCCGAGCACCCGGGCTCGTCGACGCCGGTGGGCAGCGCGAACCTGGTCTACGACCTCCTCGACGCGATCGCCGAGGACCCCGAGGTCTGGTCGAAGACCGTGCTGCTGATCAACTTCGACGAGAACGACGGGTACTTCGACCACGTGCCGCCGCCGGTCGCGCCGCGGCCGGCGTCCGGCAACGACGACGACTGGTTCGACGGCAAGCCGATCGGGCTCGGCCCGCGGGTGCCGATGACGGTGGTGTCGCCGTGGACGATCGGCGGGCACGTGAACTCGCAGGTCTTCGACCACACGTCGGTGATCCGCTTCCTGGAGACCTGGACCGGCGTCCGTGAGCCGAACATCAGCAAGTGGCGCCGGACGGCGTGCGGCGACCTGACGTCGGCGTTCGACTTCGATCGGGGCTACCGGCAACCATCGGTCGACAAGCCGGGCGCGGTGCCGGCGCCGATCGCGCGGTGGAAGCCGACGCCGCCGGCCGACCAGGCGCTGCCGTTGCAGGAGCCCGGCCGTCGCCCGGCCCGCGCGCTGCCGTACCAGCCGTCGGTCTCCGGCGCGGTCGTCAACGGCGTCCTCAAGCTCCGGCTGGAGAACGACGGCGACGTCGCCGCGCACTTCGCGGTCTACCCGTACTCCGGTGAACTGGCGGCGCCCGAGCACGTCGACGTCCGGACGGTGAAGGCGTTCCCGATCGAGGTCGACGGCCCGTTCGAGATTGCCGTCCAGGGCCCGAACCGCTTCTGGGTCGAGCTCGCCGGCACCACCGAAGGCGTCGCGGCCGGCCTCGACGTACGCCTCGAGATCAAGCACGGCGACCTCCGCCTGGAGCTCGAGAACCGCAGCAGCAAGCCGCTCACGGTGAAGCTGAAGTCGAAGGGCTACGGCAGCCACAGCGTCACCCAGTCGCTGCGCGGCCGGCAGGCGAAGACGTTGCCCTGGCCCACCGACAAGGGCTGGTACGACGTCGAGCTCACCGTCGCCGAGGACACCACCTACCGCCGCCGCCTGACCGGCCACGCGGAAACCGGCCGCCCGAGCGTCACGGGCTGA
- a CDS encoding LacI family DNA-binding transcriptional regulator has translation MVTMTEVARAADVSVSTVSHVVNGTRLVAPRTRERVLRAMRVLGYQHHPIARSLSAGTNQTIGLALTAASNPYWVELIQGIDGEATRAGLNLIIVDTRDDARHESAAVANLLAHHIEGLVIAPADGWRDLTLPLLRDRPVPYVVVDRIDPELRVDQVGVENEASTAAVVDHLISVGHHRIGLVAGIPGLSTSAERLRGYHLAHQRADLPVDPALIVDGSSTSEGGRKATFALLDLPDPPTAVFAANNNMTIGTLAALKAAGIKVPRDLAVAAFDDFAWADLFSPGLTTVAQPSTAIGARAVQLLLRRMHDPDAPPQTVRLPAEIMHRQSCGCSPKN, from the coding sequence ATGGTCACGATGACCGAGGTTGCCCGGGCCGCCGACGTGTCGGTCAGCACGGTCTCGCACGTCGTCAACGGCACCCGCCTGGTCGCGCCGAGGACCCGCGAACGCGTCCTCCGGGCGATGCGCGTGCTCGGCTACCAGCACCACCCGATCGCGCGCTCGCTGTCGGCCGGCACGAACCAGACCATCGGCCTGGCGCTGACGGCGGCCTCCAACCCGTACTGGGTCGAGCTGATCCAGGGCATCGACGGCGAGGCCACCCGCGCCGGGCTCAACCTGATCATCGTCGACACCCGCGACGACGCCCGCCACGAGTCGGCCGCCGTCGCGAACCTGCTCGCCCACCACATCGAGGGCCTCGTCATCGCCCCCGCCGACGGCTGGCGCGATCTCACGCTGCCGTTGCTGCGCGACCGCCCGGTCCCGTACGTCGTCGTCGACCGCATCGACCCCGAGCTCCGGGTCGACCAGGTCGGCGTGGAGAACGAGGCCTCCACCGCGGCCGTCGTCGACCACCTGATCTCAGTCGGCCACCACCGCATCGGCCTGGTCGCCGGCATCCCCGGCCTGTCCACCAGCGCCGAACGCCTCCGCGGCTACCACCTGGCTCACCAGCGCGCCGACCTCCCCGTCGATCCCGCGCTGATCGTCGACGGCTCCTCCACCAGCGAAGGCGGCCGCAAAGCCACCTTCGCCCTGCTCGACCTCCCCGATCCCCCGACCGCGGTCTTCGCCGCCAACAACAACATGACCATCGGCACCCTCGCGGCTCTCAAAGCCGCCGGCATCAAGGTCCCCCGCGACCTGGCCGTCGCAGCCTTCGACGACTTCGCCTGGGCCGACCTCTTCAGCCCAGGCCTCACCACCGTCGCCCAGCCGTCCACCGCCATCGGTGCCCGAGCCGTCCAACTCCTCCTCCGCCGCATGCACGACCCCGACGCTCCGCCGCAGACAGTCCGGCTGCCCGCCGAGATCATGCACCGCCAGTCCTGCGGGTGCTCCCCGAAGAACTAG
- a CDS encoding substrate-binding domain-containing protein, translating into MSRSSTLLACLVVPTLLAATACTATKSGSDSGGDSSGPVKIGLVTKTDTNPYFVKLRESAKAHAGTQNAEVIAVAGKFDGDNEGQVAAIENLVQQGVKGILITPSNSTGILGALKQAKEKGVLVIALDTETDPKDAVDATYATNNVTAGELQGKYVKATLGQTPPKLLLMDGTPGGTVDEQRHRGFLQGMGLKDGAPEILGAAPTNGDQNKAQAAMENLLQRDASVNAVYTLNEPAARGAVAALTAKGLAGKVAVGSIDGGCQGVADVKAGKYLATVMQFPKKMAEQGVDAVVAFSKDGTKPSGFQDTGAQLITDKPLPGLDSKDTAWGAQNCWG; encoded by the coding sequence ATGTCCCGCTCCAGCACGCTTCTCGCCTGCCTGGTCGTCCCCACGCTGCTGGCCGCCACCGCCTGTACGGCGACCAAGTCCGGCAGCGACTCCGGTGGCGACAGCTCCGGCCCGGTCAAGATCGGCCTGGTCACCAAGACCGACACCAACCCGTACTTCGTCAAGCTCCGCGAGTCGGCCAAGGCGCACGCGGGCACCCAGAACGCCGAGGTGATCGCGGTCGCCGGCAAGTTCGACGGCGACAACGAGGGCCAGGTCGCCGCGATCGAGAACCTGGTCCAGCAGGGCGTCAAGGGCATCCTGATCACGCCGAGCAACTCCACCGGCATTCTCGGCGCGCTCAAGCAGGCCAAGGAGAAGGGCGTTCTGGTGATCGCCCTGGACACCGAGACCGACCCGAAGGACGCCGTCGACGCGACGTACGCGACGAACAACGTCACCGCCGGTGAGCTGCAGGGCAAGTACGTCAAGGCCACGCTCGGCCAGACGCCGCCGAAGCTGCTGCTGATGGACGGTACGCCGGGCGGAACCGTGGACGAGCAGCGGCACCGCGGGTTCCTGCAAGGCATGGGCCTGAAGGACGGCGCTCCGGAGATCCTCGGCGCGGCGCCGACCAACGGCGACCAGAACAAGGCGCAGGCCGCGATGGAGAACCTGCTCCAGCGCGACGCGTCCGTGAACGCCGTCTACACGCTGAACGAGCCGGCCGCGCGCGGTGCGGTGGCGGCGCTGACGGCGAAGGGCCTGGCCGGGAAGGTCGCGGTCGGATCGATCGACGGCGGGTGTCAGGGCGTGGCCGACGTGAAGGCCGGCAAGTACCTGGCGACGGTGATGCAGTTCCCGAAGAAGATGGCCGAGCAGGGCGTCGACGCGGTCGTTGCCTTCAGCAAGGACGGGACCAAGCCGAGCGGGTTCCAGGACACCGGCGCGCAGCTGATCACGGACAAGCCGCTGCCGGGCCTGGACAGCAAGGACAC